The Periplaneta americana isolate PAMFEO1 chromosome 9, P.americana_PAMFEO1_priV1, whole genome shotgun sequence genome contains a region encoding:
- the Fdx1 gene encoding adrenodoxin-like protein 1, mitochondrial, which produces MICCLVNKASNIIKIIGISSLKFRTQNVTACAQHNLVIRNVHTTQSLSHGEYEWKDPESEDEVVNITYIDKDGNRIPVKGKVGDNVLYLAHRYGIEMEGACEASLACTTCHVYVLGDFLEKLPAPEEKEDDLLDLAPFLKENSRLGCQIILKKEYEGMELQLPQATRNFYVDGHKPAPH; this is translated from the exons atgaTATGCTGTTTAGTGAATAAGGccagtaatattattaaaattataggcATAAGTTCACTGAAATTCAGAACACAGAATGTTACAGCATGTGCACAACACAACTTAGTAATTCGAAATGTGCATACTACTCAAA GTTTATCACATGGGGAGTACGAGTGGAAAGATCCAGAATCAGAAGATGaagt ggttaatattacatatattgatAAAGATGGTAATAGAATACCAGTTAAAGGCAAAGTTGGTGATAATGTTCTCTACTTAGCACATCGGTATGGAATTGAAATGGAAG gaGCATGTGAAGCATCGTTGGCATGTACCACATGCCATGTTTATGTTCTTGGagattttttagaaaaattgcCTGCTCCAGAAGAGAAGGAAGATGATCTCTTGGATTTAGCCCCTTTTCTCAAGGAAAATTCACGACTAG GTTGTCAGATCATTCTGAAGAAGGAATATGAGGGAATGGAATTGCAGCTGCCACAAGCTACTAGAAACTTCTATGTTGATGGCCATAAACCAGCACCACACTGA